GGCTTTAATAAGCAACTCGCCTTCTAATTCTTTAATTTGCTCGTTATTTTTTCCTTTGCGTTTTTGCGCCTCAAGAGCAATCAAGTTAAAGTTAAGTGAAGCAGGTAATTGCTTTTGATAATGATGAATGCCTGTTTGTATCCAGTCCGGCATTTTTTTACCAACGGCAATCAGGTTTATTTTCATATTAGGTGTTTTCTAATCCTGACCAAAGTTTTTCTAATTTGTAAAATTTTCTGGTTTTTTCCGTCATCACATGCACCACAACTTCTGCTAAGTCTATCAACATCCAATGCCCAGTTTCAATGCCTTCAATGCCTAGCATTTTCATATTAAGGCGCTTGGCCTCAATTTTAAGATTATTAGCGATACCGCGCACATGTTGAACGGATCGACCTGTGGCAATAACAATGGCTTCAATATCAGCACTTTGTTCTAAAATTTTTAAGGTGACGATGTCCTCACCTTTTAATTCTTCAATGGTGTTAGTAACGGTCTTTAATTGTTGTTCTAAATTCATAAGGTATTAATATAA
This Abyssogena phaseoliformis symbiont OG214 DNA region includes the following protein-coding sequences:
- a CDS encoding 23S rRNA (pseudouridine(1915)-N(3))-methyltransferase RlmH yields the protein MKINLIAVGKKMPDWIQTGIHHYQKQLPASLNFNLIALEAQKRKGKNNEQIKELEGELLIKATKGSNLTIAFDERSKQHSTKSMTHFLSNWQKNGDNIALLIGGV
- the rsfS gene encoding ribosome silencing factor, with translation MNLEQQLKTVTNTIEELKGEDIVTLKILEQSADIEAIVIATGRSVQHVRGIANNLKIEAKRLNMKMLGIEGIETGHWMLIDLAEVVVHVMTEKTRKFYKLEKLWSGLENT